GGCGGCTACTTGTCAACTAGCCAACACTGAAGAGGATGTGCACAGACGGTGCGGTGCAGCTCGCAAGTCGTACAGACTCAAGGGAATACAGCGAAGAGCATGCGGACCTGATTTGCCGGAGCCCCGGAGGTGGCGCCATACGCTTCCAAGCTCCAACAACCACCGCCACCATTTGCACCGTAGCTCCTCTGGTCAACACTGCTGCAACACCGGCCAGCTGTTTCATACAAATTTTAGTAGTATTTTGGTTGTATAAATGATTGCATTCTTGTTGGGCGTTGCAAGGAGAACACCATTAGGGTCAAAAGAGAGTATTGGGGTGTGTTGTACACGACCAAAATGCTAAAAACGCTATGCTGAATAAGTTGAGTTGTACTAGAAATTAGAAATAACTACCCTTATTTGTTCCATGAGTGATTGCAGCGGTAGCCCAGTTCGGAACGGAGAGGGTTCCCTTCATATTCTTCTGGGAGATTAAATCATTTTCTAGTTCCATGCTCATAAGGCTCATTTACACTGTAGCGTGTCTAGAATCACCGACATTGAAATCCACGAGCTTATGTAAAACCCATTGTCTCGATAGTGACAGTGatattttgaaaagatggaAGGGAACAAAATTTACTCTAACTGTCGGAGTATTGAGGTACGAAGACGTTCTAGCTAATAGGCCCCATAATAGGTATGACGAACGGCGAGAaatatttattgaaccatgactCAGCGTGATCAGTCAAAGCTTACTCGATCAGTATGAGATTTAGGCGATCGACCTTCTTGTGATATATTGGAATCCCGCAAGCAATCTTTGTTAATCACAGAAGTCTATATATAACatgtctaatcgtatttattaatttctattcaaatattttctttcctGAGGCACTTCTCTTCAGCGAACAAAATCGTAACCGACGCATATAGGCAGTGCTCGTTCCGTAGTATTAAATGCTAGGAGTGAGATTTTACGAACCAACTTGGCACCATGCGACATATGGGGCATGGTCTGCAGAACGATCAAGCAAGTAGACGAGTTCGCAGGTGGACTCACAGGGGGCTGGAACGGAATAACTTGACAGATAAACTTGTGGCTCACGTCAAGGGAACATGTGGGGTTATCAAAGTAAAATAAAAGTGGAGATATCTATGGGGATGGGATGGTCCCCGTAATACCACCAGTGCAAGGTATAGCGTGCATTTCGAGTGGTGATGGTCTTTGaaaagaatatctagctagATATGGATATACGGGAAGAGGCTCATCTGTaagttttccttttcttgtatataaagaaaAGAACGTGTTTAGGATTCGAGAGAGTATCTTATCTATAACCAGTTCAGAAAACACCTatactaaaatatataaaatataggaCTATTATTCTTAGAAGGTCTGAACCTAAATAATCTTTGATGTTCTTAAATTCTAACAGATACACCCATTCAAGATGTTGATCACACGCCATCAACTAATACACCTCAAAATTATTATGAGAGACTAACCCTCGACACTAACTTTTAGACCTATTTCGAATGTGGGAACTGAAAACAGTTTGATCACAATAGAAAACGAAAAGTTTACCTACATTTCAAACGCACAACTTATAGTTggaatgcaatattttttaagtGGTTATAAATTGCAGTTAGCggtctgtcggtgtattaggaaccaggggtccctgaatcccgagaccgggccggccatccgccacatgtcaccatcccgcgaggtccaccctgcaggataagaagaaactaagtcccgggggaaggtgctcggggccgtagcctctaggttcccgagcaccccagttccccgatgatccgcagagtccaagtaccgggaaggaagtgctcggaaggtttctcacttatccccgagtactgtagtcccccgatgatccaaacaccgaagtactcgggagagagtgctcggggctgcacgtggcagcccccgaggactcggttccccgaaggtcacACCGaagtgttcgggagagagtgctcggggctgcacgtggcagcccccgaggactcggttccccgaaggtctcacccaagtactcgggagagagtgctcggggctgcacgtggcagcccccgaggactcggttccccgaaggtctcaccgaagtgctcgggagagagtgctcggggctgcacgtggcagcccccgaggactcggttccccgaagttTCGcacaagatcgtccgacgacccgaagggtcctatcgtcggggtgtcagccagtcaaaggcccaatgccgcatttaataggcacgcgcggcctgacatcctgacattctcagctgcccacgccccagtgtcagaccctgccatgcactggcaggggggcgtgggtccattaaatgcacgggtcccgtcccgttttatccgggtgcctcgggataacgttgccagaatcgaagcgctccgcctgccaccctgccctggcagaagaacaagacagggtgggcgcaccgggcacctctgaggctgcccggtgggcccccttaatggcgtccgagggcatccacagtggcgagtggtcggatgcgcgctgcatttttccaccgcccctgtcacttcgccaagacggaatgatgacgcctttctccgtggcaccttggcactcgcaccccctctttcccattcaggatatgtcgaggtcggcgcgcctataaaaggaaaggatggagaacacgtaaaggggtgaaaaaaaagaaagaggacgcagacgctcgaaccagctcaagccaagctagaacacgagagcctcaagctctctgtaagtggctctctctggtaaccagatacatccttgaagaattcccttcaaggatagatacagcactcacacaggagtagggtgttacgccccggtgcggcccgaacctgtctaaaccccggtgcacccatctttctcgcactaggacaatcatctcccaccagccactgcatttatttccgtttcccgcttatttcccaaacaagctcgttcaggatcatcccccggccgaatctctaaaaaggggtctcttaggatccctgcgacaggagttcaccctccgacacggTCCCAATAAAACTTTACTCTCCGTTCTAATATATGACATTTAGGATACTTACAATCAAATCTTAAATTTTTGACTTTTAATATGTATAAAAGGATTAATATTTATCACATAAAAATGATATTAATAAATTTgtaatgaaaaatactttcaaataattatatttCAAGTAACTTTTGATAacaaataattagaaaaaaacaaTGGCTAAAGACATGCATTGATGACCGTTTTGATTTTTAAACGACAACTAAAAAATGGAGGTAGTACGACACAACCATAACTAGCTATTtagttcttttttgttttcgcAGCTTTTTGGCGATGTCCCAAAAATGTTATGGCAACTACAGCTAGCTATCTAGAATCCTGGTTTTCGTACTTCACCTCTAGGGCAATACACATTTGTTTTATCCGAACTGATGGAGACATATTTTTTGTAAAATACAGTGGAGTTTATAGCCGTCAATACGGAATTCACGGAATTAAAACAGGTGAAACGCATGCGagcaaaaaacagaaaaaaggtAGAAAAGAGAATCGTGTATGAAAAGGCGCCGTGCCTGTCCATTAATGAGCTGACCGACCCCACGCCTACCACCACCCTCGCTCTCAGGCAGGCAGCAGCAGCGccagcaccagctccagcaAAGATACATCTTCTTCCAGCCCAGCGGAGCACGGGAAGTAGGACACCACAAGCCAAATAAACCCACGGGTTCTTCTGCCACCCTGCACCCCGAAGCTCGGTTAAATCCAGCAGGGAGCACCACACGCGGCCGCCGCCTCGTTCGGGGGGTTGGTTTGATTGGGAATCTTTGTTCCTGATGGGGAATTGCGCCGGCGTTGAGGGGAACGCCGAGATCAACCCTTCCTTCAGTGCCCCTAACTTGTCAGGTGCTAAGCTCGTTTCTTGTTTACATCAGCGTGTTAAAAACCTAGTGCATTTCTTTACTATGGTTCTTGCAGCGATTGTTGTTTTGTTTTCGATAGAGGGAATGGGCGTTTACTGGTTCCTTGTGTTGCACTTGCAAAGAACAAAGAATAGTCGACCTTGATTTGAACAAATTTGCGATGTTTCCCTTATATCCCCCCGAGAAGAGAACAATTTAGTGGTCCACTTTTGGGATTATTGAGTCACAAGTGGTGAGCGAAATTGTACAATTTTAGGACTTTAGGTGAACAAATTTTCTTTACAACAATGTCAGGTTTATTATCAAAAGAAGTAGCACTTCAATTCTGGAAGCATAAATAGTGTTAGTTTCTTTGCCAAGTAAGTAGATGCTTGTAATCCAGGGACCGGTTCCAAGAACAGCAGCAAGAATGCAACCGATAGCAGCACCTTTGGTACCAAGGCATCTGGCTCTTCTTCGTCGGTGCCACCGACTCCTCGCACGGAGACAGAGATCCTGGAGTCCTCGAATCTCCGGAAGTTCTCGTTCAGCGAGCTGAAAGGCTCCACAAGGAACTTCCGGCCGGACAACCTGCTCGGGGAGGGGGGCTTTGGGTCAGTGTTCAAGGGATGGATGGATGAGCGCACGCTTGCGCCTGTCAAGCCAGGTACTGGGATGATGGTTGCGGTGAAGAAGCTCAAGCTCGATAGTTTCCAAGGGCACAGGGAATGGCTGGTCGGTGCCCCTCTATCCCAATTGTGTCTGTTTGGATGAACCTTCAGTGAGACAAAGGTGGTTTTGATTTGATACTGCAATAACTTTGTAGGCTGAAGTCAATTACCTAGGGCAGTTATCCCACCCTAATCTTGTGAAACTCATTGGGTACTGCTTGGAGGATGAACAACGGCTTCTGGTGTACGAGTACATGCCAAGAGGCAGCTTGGAGCATCATCTTTTCAGGAGTAAGCTCTCAAGTGTTCTTTCGCGATATCTTTCATTCTTGGCTTCTTGCTTTAGGGCATATACAATGCAAGTGCTTAGGCAAGAGTGCTTAAAGAGGGATAATGCTATAATATCGCAGGGGGTTCGCACTTCCAACCGCTCCCATGGAACTTACGGATGAAGGTTGCGCTTGAAGCTGCCAGAGGTCTTGCTTTCCTGCATGGTGATCAGGCTAAAGTTATTTACCGTGATTTCAAGACCTCCAATATTCTTCTCGACTCGGTGTGCATGCAAATCAGTCTCTGTACAATATTAGTCAATATGTGCAAGCCAAATGAACTTTGATCTAAAAGATTTGTATttcgttttttctttttctccagGATTACAATGCAAAATTGTCTGATTTTGGTTTGGCAAAAGATGGTCCAAGTGGTGATAAGAGTCATGTATCAACCAGGGTCATGGGGACACAGGGCTACGCTGCCCCTGAATATCTTGCAACAGGTAATCTTTGTAACGTGAATTACCAGCCAATGATATATCATATTGCTTTTCTGTTATTTTCATACAGTTTAGTGACAAGGACAGAGAGGACGTTAATTTGTTATAGTTCAGAAGGCCCATTCTTTCTAGCATAGAATTCATAGGTCAGGTTTCATGATCAAGCAATGTCCCTAGTTTCTGCCAACACAATGCCCTGCTAACAGTGGGGCTACAAGACACCTCTCTAGTGGAGAAAAATAATCTCCAAGACAAGGATACTTCCTTGTGTTAGATCCATGTTTTATATGGTGTGGTTCTCCACTGTGCTTAGATGTGCCTTTTGTTTAAAGCAACGCATTCctctattgcaatcaggggggCATAAAATAATTCTCAAGGAAGTCCCTTCTAGATTGATATTTGATGTTTCGCTCATGTGACGCTTATGATTTAAATACTCAAAGAATGAACTGTATGATGTATGCCGTCCTGTAAAGAGGAAAACATCGAAGCAGCACATTATGCTACTTGAATGGTGCTTTATGTTTGCCATACCTTTGGTTAGTCCCAAAAAATATAACTAGATTCTCCAGCTGATTCCATGCACGAACTACCATAAAATCAGAAATTGTGGTTGCACACGCCTTTCCTACTAATACTCAAGTATAGTCAACACACAGATTCTGATTACTCAATTGCTTACATCTTGTTCTTTAACCTACAAATTGTGCACATGCTCTGATGGTAAAAGTCAAGAATGAGTTTCGTGTGTATAATTGGTGGCAACTTATATTCTTTGCCCTCATGTTGCGCAGGCCATTTGACCGCAAAGAGCGATGTGTACAGCTACGGTGTTGTTCTTCTGGAGTTGCTATCTGGGCACCGTGCTCTGGACAAGAACCGCCCGCCTGGCCAACACAACCTTGTGGAGTGGGCTAGACCTTACATCACCAACAAGAGGAGGGTCATGCATGTCCTCGACTCACGATTGGGTTCTCAGTATTCGCTTCCTGCAGCACAGAAGACCGCAGCCCTTGCGCTGCAATGCTTGTCGATGGACGCGCGATGCAGGCCAGGCATGGATCAGGTTGTGACTGTGCTAGAAAGGCTTCAAGAGGCCAAGGGTGCAGTGAAAACTGGCAAGTAGGAGGATTGCTGGTTACTGATGTTCATACCTCTCTGGAATGTAGTATCCTCCTTTTGTAATATATCAAGGGAGTAAAAACAGGAAACGGATGAGGGACTTGGAAGGGCTGAACTTAGCTTCTGAAGGGAATGTGTAATATATCTTGCTTTGTGTATAGCTAGTTGAATCCttgttgcaacttgttttcTACTTATATATCTTAGCAGTACATCGGCGTTGTATCGCAagttcaaaattatttttttttcacccagTTTTCCAGATACCCCAGTTAGTATTTTCCTCAGATTCTTGAACTGCTTCTCTGAAGAATTGTCGGCTAAAAGTGAACCATGCCGAACAAGAAGCAGCACAAAACTCTGCTGAAAAATGAAGTAGCATATGCAGAGCCATTGATGTTTATACCTCTGATGCGTCAATATACCTCTGATGCTTGACGCAGACGCACTCTGGTTTTGTCATTTTGAAACAACAAAGAACATGAAATTTAATCGCCTCCGAGATCATTGAACATGAATGGATAGCAGATAAACAATAAGGTACACTATTCTCTCCTTCCTCTACAAATTACAAccagaagaaactcttgcaaaGTTGCGGCCACTAGTGGCAGTAGGCAAGCCTCAATGGAAAAGGTAGTTCAATGCTTGCATACCAGGGGCATTGAATCGTAGAACAGGTTTTACAAGCGTTTAGGTTTCAAGAAGATTGCAACCAACCTGTGTCGAGTACAGCACACCAAACTGAGATCAGgtgttgaggccaaatcaacTGATCGTTCGACAGCAACTCTAGAATCGCCGGCCACCAGAATTATAAGCACGACCACCAGGGTATTGAACAGGGTGCTCAAAACCACGACCTCTGCCCCCACCATGGAACTCTGGGTAATCTGGATG
The nucleotide sequence above comes from Phragmites australis chromosome 4, lpPhrAust1.1, whole genome shotgun sequence. Encoded proteins:
- the LOC133916410 gene encoding receptor-like cytoplasmic kinase 176 encodes the protein MGNCAGVEGNAEINPSFSAPNLSGTGSKNSSKNATDSSTFGTKASGSSSSVPPTPRTETEILESSNLRKFSFSELKGSTRNFRPDNLLGEGGFGSVFKGWMDERTLAPVKPGTGMMVAVKKLKLDSFQGHREWLAEVNYLGQLSHPNLVKLIGYCLEDEQRLLVYEYMPRGSLEHHLFRRGSHFQPLPWNLRMKVALEAARGLAFLHGDQAKVIYRDFKTSNILLDSDYNAKLSDFGLAKDGPSGDKSHVSTRVMGTQGYAAPEYLATGHLTAKSDVYSYGVVLLELLSGHRALDKNRPPGQHNLVEWARPYITNKRRVMHVLDSRLGSQYSLPAAQKTAALALQCLSMDARCRPGMDQVVTVLERLQEAKGAVKTGK